The Algiphilus sp. genome contains a region encoding:
- a CDS encoding (2Fe-2S)-binding protein — protein MVSLTINGEARELDVADEMPLLWALRDVAHLSGTKFGCGMALCGACTVHIDGEPTRSCVTPVSQAEGKSVTTIEAVGDDPVGRRVQDAWLDLGVAQCGYCQGGQIMSATALLRKTPDPDDQQITDAMSGNICRCGTYNRIRQAIRQAAEAGEDKA, from the coding sequence ATGGTTTCGCTGACGATCAACGGAGAGGCACGCGAGCTCGACGTTGCCGACGAGATGCCCCTGCTGTGGGCCCTGCGCGATGTCGCGCACCTCAGCGGCACCAAGTTCGGATGCGGCATGGCGCTGTGCGGTGCCTGCACCGTGCACATCGACGGCGAGCCCACGCGCTCGTGCGTCACCCCCGTCTCGCAGGCGGAGGGCAAGTCGGTGACCACCATCGAGGCGGTAGGCGATGACCCGGTGGGGCGGCGCGTCCAGGACGCGTGGCTCGACCTCGGCGTCGCCCAGTGCGGCTACTGCCAGGGCGGCCAGATCATGAGCGCTACCGCGTTGCTCCGGAAGACGCCCGATCCGGATGACCAGCAGATCACCGATGCCATGAGCGGCAACATCTGCCGTTGCGGCACCTACAACCGCATCCGCCAGGCCATCCGGCAGGCGGCCGAGGCGGGGGAGGACAAGGCATGA
- a CDS encoding carboxymuconolactone decarboxylase family protein translates to MRAVLPAAITFVIAATPAVAQQPVPIDAERVSAVSPALERYAVEALSGREWADDALSARDRALVTIAALIARHQSDGLGGYIRTALDSGVAAAEISETITHLAFYAGWQNAMAAVDAAAPVFAERDIASGDLPAAEPEEMLPLDKEAEAARQKHVQSTYGAVSQGVVDNTESLLFRDLWLRPGLAPRDRSLVTVSALIAAGHVAQIPFHLNRAMDNGLTKDEASATLSHLAFYAGWPNVFSAMPVAKKVFAQRDDHDG, encoded by the coding sequence ATGCGCGCAGTGCTCCCGGCGGCGATCACCTTCGTGATTGCCGCAACGCCGGCCGTGGCGCAGCAGCCCGTGCCCATCGATGCGGAACGGGTGTCCGCGGTGTCGCCAGCGCTTGAACGCTACGCGGTCGAAGCACTATCCGGGCGGGAATGGGCGGACGACGCCCTGTCGGCACGCGACCGCGCGCTGGTCACCATCGCCGCGCTGATCGCCCGCCATCAGTCCGACGGTCTCGGCGGGTACATCCGCACCGCCCTCGACAGCGGCGTGGCGGCTGCCGAAATCTCCGAGACCATCACCCATCTCGCCTTCTATGCCGGCTGGCAGAACGCCATGGCCGCGGTCGATGCTGCAGCCCCGGTGTTCGCGGAGCGGGACATCGCATCCGGTGACCTGCCTGCCGCAGAGCCGGAGGAGATGCTGCCGCTCGACAAGGAGGCCGAGGCCGCGCGCCAGAAGCATGTGCAAAGCACCTACGGCGCGGTGTCGCAGGGGGTGGTGGACAACACCGAGTCGCTGCTCTTCCGCGATCTCTGGCTGCGTCCGGGGCTCGCGCCGCGTGACCGCAGTCTGGTGACGGTATCGGCGCTGATCGCGGCGGGTCACGTGGCGCAGATTCCGTTCCACCTCAATCGTGCGATGGACAACGGGCTGACGAAGGATGAGGCGTCGGCCACGCTGTCGCATCTTGCGTTCTACGCCGGCTGGCCCAACGTGTTCTCGGCCATGCCGGTGGCAAAGAAGGTCTTCGCGCAGCGCGATGACCACGACGGCTAG
- a CDS encoding LysR family transcriptional regulator, giving the protein MMRENVVDLMSFVVVARVGSFTRAAAQIGVSQSALSHAVRGLEERLGMRLLTRTTRQVRPTAEGERVLERIAPHFAEIEDELQALVEMRDRPVGTIRITATDHAADMVIWPRLAPVLKHYPDLKLEVVSDYALTDIVAEKFDAGVRLGEQVAEGMIAMRVGPDFRMLAVASPDYFRGRDRPATPDALTAHRCINLRLSTHGAIYAWEFEKDGRELRVRVDGQLTFNTIYAVVDAALEGYGIGYVPEDMVRAHLDAGRLVSVLEDWSPPFPGYYLYYPHRRRASPAFNVILEAMRYAE; this is encoded by the coding sequence ATGATGAGGGAGAATGTCGTCGACCTGATGTCCTTCGTGGTCGTGGCGCGGGTGGGCAGCTTCACGCGAGCGGCGGCGCAGATCGGAGTCTCGCAGTCGGCACTCAGCCATGCCGTGCGCGGGCTGGAGGAGCGGCTGGGCATGCGGCTGCTGACACGCACCACGCGGCAGGTGCGACCGACCGCCGAGGGCGAGCGCGTGCTCGAACGCATCGCGCCGCACTTCGCGGAGATCGAGGACGAGCTGCAGGCCCTGGTGGAGATGCGCGACCGGCCGGTGGGCACCATCCGCATCACCGCCACGGATCACGCCGCCGACATGGTGATCTGGCCGCGCCTGGCGCCGGTGCTGAAGCACTATCCCGACCTCAAGCTCGAAGTTGTCTCCGACTACGCCCTCACCGACATCGTGGCCGAGAAGTTCGATGCCGGCGTGCGCCTCGGCGAGCAGGTGGCGGAGGGCATGATCGCGATGCGCGTGGGGCCGGACTTCCGCATGCTGGCGGTGGCTTCGCCGGACTACTTCCGCGGCCGCGACCGGCCTGCCACCCCTGACGCATTGACCGCGCACCGCTGCATCAACCTGCGCCTGTCCACGCACGGTGCCATCTACGCCTGGGAATTCGAGAAGGACGGCCGCGAATTGCGCGTGCGCGTGGACGGGCAGCTCACCTTCAACACCATCTACGCCGTCGTCGACGCCGCGCTGGAGGGCTACGGCATCGGCTACGTGCCCGAGGACATGGTCCGTGCCCATCTGGACGCCGGGCGGCTGGTATCGGTGCTGGAGGACTGGAGCCCGCCGTTTCCCGGGTACTATCTCTATTACCCGCACCGCCGGCGCGCGTCGCCGGCCTTCAACGTCATCCTCGAGGCGATGCGCTACGCGGAGTGA
- a CDS encoding NAD(P)-binding domain-containing protein, translating to MRIGILGSGRMGGTLGSIWARAGHAVTFSYSRSPAGLERLAREAGARAGTPAEAVRGADAVLLAVHWSRIDDVLTQAGDLDGRIIVNCCVPLDAADRELIVGTTTSGAELLAERLPGARLVSAFNTAPSEALAALARGWGSAPPPHLLYYGDDAEAKTVAAGLIRDAGYHPLDAGPLRTARFAEPFAMVTAVLAYEQPGGPALVYRFDRLGGEAEETDEPHS from the coding sequence ATGCGGATCGGCATCCTCGGCTCGGGACGGATGGGCGGCACCCTCGGCAGCATCTGGGCGCGCGCCGGCCACGCCGTCACCTTCAGCTACAGCCGCAGCCCGGCCGGGCTCGAACGCCTCGCCCGCGAAGCCGGTGCACGCGCCGGCACCCCCGCGGAAGCGGTGCGCGGCGCCGACGCCGTGCTGCTGGCCGTGCACTGGTCGCGCATCGACGATGTGCTGACGCAGGCCGGCGACCTCGACGGACGCATCATCGTCAACTGCTGCGTACCGCTGGACGCCGCCGACCGCGAGCTGATCGTGGGTACCACGACATCGGGTGCCGAGCTGCTCGCCGAGCGGCTGCCCGGTGCACGCCTCGTCTCCGCCTTCAACACCGCGCCCAGCGAAGCGCTCGCGGCCCTGGCCCGCGGCTGGGGCAGCGCGCCGCCTCCGCACCTGCTGTACTACGGTGACGATGCCGAGGCGAAGACGGTCGCCGCCGGGCTCATCCGCGACGCCGGCTACCACCCGCTGGACGCCGGACCGCTGCGCACGGCGCGCTTCGCGGAGCCCTTCGCGATGGTTACCGCGGTGCTTGCCTACGAGCAGCCCGGCGGGCCGGCGCTCGTCTACCGCTTCGACCGGCTTGGCGGGGAAGCGGAGGAGACTGATGAACCCCATTCATAA
- a CDS encoding dihydrofolate reductase family protein translates to MITSLDGRLHPDRWSDPAGGRVADLIDAHYDATAERLGVEGWIVGRRTMGEFLDQEPSPRLLGEPRERPPHLVDAAGSDLAVAIDPSGRLRHAGGAIDGDHAVAVLSERVTDDYLARLRECGVSYVFAGPHGDDLATAMAAIGEGFGVAHLALEGGGITNGAFLAAGLIDATSTLICPTLDGRAGIASIFDHAGPGDSAPSARQHLRLTACETLEGGVIWLRHDIAHG, encoded by the coding sequence ATGATCACGTCGCTCGACGGCCGGCTGCACCCCGATCGCTGGTCGGACCCGGCGGGCGGGCGCGTGGCCGATCTCATCGACGCGCACTACGACGCCACCGCCGAGCGGCTGGGCGTCGAGGGCTGGATCGTCGGGCGCCGGACCATGGGCGAGTTCCTCGATCAGGAGCCCTCGCCCCGCCTGCTGGGCGAGCCCCGTGAGCGGCCACCGCATCTGGTGGACGCCGCGGGCAGCGACCTGGCGGTGGCCATCGACCCCTCGGGTCGCCTCCGGCACGCCGGCGGCGCCATCGACGGCGACCACGCCGTGGCCGTGCTCTCGGAGCGCGTCACCGACGACTACCTGGCGCGGCTCCGCGAATGCGGGGTCTCGTATGTGTTCGCCGGCCCGCACGGGGACGATCTCGCCACGGCCATGGCCGCCATCGGTGAGGGCTTCGGCGTCGCGCACCTGGCGCTGGAGGGCGGCGGCATCACCAACGGCGCGTTCCTCGCGGCCGGGCTCATCGACGCCACCAGCACGCTGATCTGCCCGACCCTCGATGGCCGCGCGGGCATCGCCAGCATCTTCGACCACGCCGGGCCAGGGGACAGCGCGCCGTCGGCGCGCCAGCACCTGCGGCTGACCGCCTGCGAGACGCTGGAAGGCGGCGTGATCTGGCT